Proteins co-encoded in one Brassica oleracea var. oleracea cultivar TO1000 chromosome C4, BOL, whole genome shotgun sequence genomic window:
- the LOC106337885 gene encoding uncharacterized protein LOC106337885 — protein sequence MDKIVKVGTEATNERHVSPTAPQSIETPFFTPIQTRQMVTEGTYDSTDPLTEIILATNKEPSTEIISAINKQEDTHAVHNTPSSPVSSLISRVIEETHHLQTSASSPLSTLFDNRADVEIATSVDATCRIWYPGNVFATNLCDGVEKVAVTLFADQKRVTVTADKIRPKPPADDREKKFEMMDNVEAFYSKGWSSGQVRMILGENTFSVYLNSSMETLEFKASDLRIHREWLDGVWKMADETPLHETASRQDEANPDQTQQKPLYVFMFPFLTSGY from the exons ATGGATAAGATTGTGAAA GTGGGAACAGAGGCAACGAATGAGAGACATGTCTCTCCAACAGCTCCACAGAGTATTGAGACTCCATTTTTTACTCCAATTCAGACGCGACAG ATGGTAACAGAGGGAACGTATGACTCTACAGACCCTTTGACTGAAATCATTTTAGCAACCAATAAAGAGCCTTCGACTGAAATAATTTCAGCAATCAATAAACAG GAGGATACACATGCTGTGCATAACACACCTTCCTCTCCAGTCTCTTCACTAATTTCACGAGTTATTGAAGAAACACATCATCTTCAGACAAGTGCATCTTCACCACTTTCTACTCTCTTTGACAACAGGGCAGATGTTGAGATTGCAACTAGCGTTGACGCTACTTGTCGAATCTGGTATCCTGGAAATGTATTTGCTACAAATCTGTGTGATGGGGTAGAGAAGGTGGCAGTAACACTGTTTGCGGACCAAAAGAGAGTTACTGTAACAGCAGACAAAATCCGCCCTAAGCCACCCGCTGATGACAGAGAAAAGAAGTTTGAGATGATGGATAATGTTGAGGCATTTTACAGTAAAGGCTGGAGCAGTGGACAAGTCAGAATGATTCTGGGTGAGAACACATTTTCTGTTTATCTGAATAGCTCGATGGAAACACTTGAATTCAAAGCTTCAGATTTGAGAATTCATAGAGAATGGCTAGATGGAGTGTGGAAGATGGCAGATGAG ACTCCATTGCATGAGACGGCTTCCAGACAAGATGAAGCCAATCCAGATCAGACGCAGCAG AAACCCTTGTACGTGTTCATGTTCCCATTCCTGACTTCAGGATACTAA
- the LOC106337387 gene encoding E3 ubiquitin-protein ligase At4g11680-like, with product MYPPPIPTSSSSSPATDDVSSPLLNRSRRVSQPLRGAASRLLRRASSRRMMLGESSVRVRETAAEQIEERQSEWAHSKPVIVLDVLWNLAFVFVTVGVVWFSSGEDPGVPLRFWIVGYNLQCLIHVACVVAEYRRRRGYDQSNRDLDSGLISVQGSSDDYGSAEIESGTSVAKHIESTNAIFSFVWWIIGFYWVTADAEELAQSSPQLYWLCVAFLAFDVIFVVLCVAVACLVGIAVCCCLPCIIAVLYALADREGASDEEIERLPKFKFLTLKNSEKVNGEVRETHGGIMTQLGVDSPSERVLSSDEAECCICLCDYEDGTELRELSCRHHFHEACIDKWLRINATCPLCKFNILKTGEQSCNDAV from the exons ATGTATCCACCACCGATCCCTACCTCCTCCTCCTCTTCTCCGGCGACTGATGACGTTTCCTCGCCGCTACTCAACCGAAGCCGCCGCGTTTCGCAGCCGTTGCGCGGCGCGGCGTCGCGGCTACTACGCCGCGCGAGCAGCCGCCGTATGATGCTCGGCGAGTCGTCGGTTCGAGTCCGCGAGACGGCGGCCGAGCAGATTGAGGAGAGGCAGAGCGAGTGGGCGCACTCTAAACCTGTTATAGTCTTGGACGTGCTCTGGAATCTAGCGTTCGTGTTCGTCACCGTCGGAGTCGTGTGGTTTAGCTCGGGAGAAGATCCCGGTGTTCCTCTCAGGTTCTGGATCGTTGGGTATAATCTCCAGTGTTTGATTCATGTTGCCTGTGTGGTCGCTGAGTATCGCCGTCGACGGGGTTATGATCAATCGAACCGAGATTTGGATTCCGGTTTAATATCGGTTCAAGGATCTAGCGATGATTATGGTAGTGCTGAGATTGAATCTGGAACTAG TGTTGCTAAGCACATTGAATCAACGAATGCAATCTTCTCGTTCGTGTGGTGGATCATTGGGTTTTATTGGGTCACTGCTGATGCTGAGGAACTCGCTCAAAGCTCTCCTCAGCTCTACTG GCTCTGTGTGGCGTTTCTTGCATTTGACGTTATCTTCGTAGTCCTATGCGTTGCTGTTGCTTGTCTGGTTGGTATTGCTGTGTGTTGCTGTTTGCCTTGCATCATTGCGGTTCTGTACGCATTGGCAGATCGG GAAGGTGCATCTGATGAGGAGATTGAAAGGCTTCCCAAGTTCAAGTTTCTAACGCTGAAGAACTCGGAGAAAGTGAATGGGGAGGTTAGGGAAACTCATGGAGGGATAATGACTCAGCTTGGTGTTGATTCTCCAAGTGAACGTGTGTTATCAAGTGACGAAGCT GAATGTTGCATTTGTCTGTGTGACTATGAAGATGGAACAGAGCTGAGAGAGCTTTCGTGTAGACATCATTTCCATGAAGCTTGCATAGATAAATGGCTACGCATCAACGCCACTTGCCCTCTCTGCAAATTCAACATTCTCAAAACCGGTGAACAGAGTTGCAATGATGCAGTATGA
- the LOC106340594 gene encoding BON1-associated protein 2-like → MSYSTMQRSLEIELISAEGLKVDRKPVKRKTFCVVKIDQKTRVCKLDESGGSCPTWKDKIEMEIPINGSVRFISIEVLSRTSGGAEKNVGYAKIPVTDFIGGFAPQGHLNFLSYRLRDEYGDKSGILNVSIMVKPDGNDIKYSTPSPLVVATRDYAACSSQAAVNGQMWRPKTSSSMAVGAGYGGREVTGVPAWFNKNNQ, encoded by the exons ATGTCGTATTCAACAATGCAACGTTCATTGGAGATTGAGTTAATCTCAGCGGAAGGACTCAAGGTAGACCGTAAACCGGTGAAGAGAAAGACATTCTGCGTTGTCAAAATAGATCAGAAGACTCGGGTTTGTAAACTGGATGAATCAGGTGGGAGTTGCCCTACCTGGAAAGATAAAATCGAGATGGAGATTCCCATAAACGGTAGTGTAAGGTTTATCTCCATTGAGGTATTATCTCGTACAAGTGGTGGTGCAGAGAAGAACGTTGGGTACGCAAAGATTCCAGTGACAGATTTCATAGGAGGATTTGCTCCTCAAGGGCATTTGAACTTTTTGAGTTACAGGTTGAGAGACGAGTATGGTGACAAAAGTGGCATCCTTAACGTGTCGATAATGGTGAAACCCGACGGTAACGATATTAAATATTCTACGCCATCTCCTTTGGTGGTGGCTACGAGGGATTATGCAGCGTGTAGTTCTCAGGCTGCGGTGAATGGTCAAATGTGGAGACCAAAGACATCTTCATCAATGGCTGTGGGGGCTGGTTATGGCGGTCGTGAAGTAACAGGAGTTCCTGCTTGGT TTAACAAGAACAATCAGTAG